The Papaver somniferum cultivar HN1 chromosome 3, ASM357369v1, whole genome shotgun sequence genome includes a region encoding these proteins:
- the LOC113355657 gene encoding 3-ketoacyl-CoA synthase 11-like produces MADNPKPETTPLIRTKSARILPDFKQSIKLKYVKLGYHYLITHGMYLCLSPLVVLIAAQISTFSLKDLHDLWDHLRFNLISVIVCSTLLVFLSTLYFLTRPRPVYLVDFSCYKPEDERKCTRQIFMERSGLTGSFTEQNLEFQRKILERSGLGESTYLPPAVLRVPPNPSMAEARKEAEIVMFGALDQLFAKTSVKPKDIGILIVNCSLFNPTPSLSAMVINHYKLRGNIVSYNLGGMGCSAGLISIDLAKDLLQVHPNSYALVISMENITLNWYFGNERSMLVSNCLFRMGGAAILLSNKNSERRRSKYQLVHTVRTHKGADDKCFSCVTQEEDPAGKVGVSLSKDLMAVAGDALKTNITTLGPLVLPMSEQLLFFATLVGKKLFKMKIKPYIPDFKLAFEHFCIHAGGRAVLDELEKNLQLSEWHMEPSRMTLYRFGNTSSSSLWYELAYTEAKGRIKKGDRTWQIAFGSGFKCNSAVWKALRTVNPAKEKNPWMDEIQQFPVDVPRVAAI; encoded by the coding sequence ATGGCAGACAACCCAAAACCAGAAACAACACCATTGATTAGAACAAAATCAGCAAGAATACTTCCAGATTTCAAACAATCAATCAAACTGAAATATGTGAAGCTTGGTTATCATTATCTTATCACCCATGGAATGTATTTGTGTTTATCTCCGCTTGTAGTACTCATTGCAGCTCAAATCTCAACATTCTCTTTAAAAGACCTTCATGATTTATGGGATCATCTTCGATTCAATCTTATATCTGTCATTGTTTGTTCAACCCTTCTTGTTTTCTTATCCACCCTTTACTTCCTTACAAGACCAAGGCCTGTTTATCTTGTTGACTTCTCTTGTTACAAGCCTGAGGATGAAAGGAAGTGCACTAGACAGATCTTTATGGAGAGATCAGGGTTAACCGGTTCGTTTACCGAGCAGAATCTTGAGTTTCAGAGGAAAATTCTAGAGAGATCGGGTCTTGGTGAATCGACTTACCTCCCGCCTGCTGTTCTTAGAGTTCCTCCTAATCCGTCTATGGCTGAAGCGAGAAAAGAAGCTGAGATTGTTATGTTTGGGGCGTTGGATCAATTGTTTGCAAAAACTTCGGTCAAGCCGAAAGATATTGGAATTCTGATTGTTAATTGTAGTTTGTTCAATCCGACTCCATCTCTGTCTGCCATGGTTATTAACCATTACAAGCTTCGAGGGAATATTGTGAGTTACAATCTAGGTGGGATGGGTTGCAGTGCAGGTTTAATCTCTATTGATCTTGCCAAAGATCTTCTTCAAGTTCATCCGAATTCTTATGCTTTGGTTATCAGCATGGAAAACATTACTTTGAATTGGTATTTTGGGAACGAAAGATCGATGCTTGTTTCGAATTGTTTGTTTAGAATGGGAGGTGCTGCTATCTTGTTGTCAAATAAGAATTCAGAAAGGAGGAGATCTAAATACCAGTTGGTTCACACTGTTCGTACCCATAAAGGAGCTGACGACAAATGTTTTTCATGTGTTACCCAAGAGGAGGATCCAGCTGGAAAGGTTGGTGTTTCTCTATCCAAAGATCTGATGGCTGTTGCAGGGGACGCTTTGAAAACCAACATCACCACATTAGGACCTCTTGTTCTTCCGATGTCCGAACAGTTACTTTTCTTCGCTACATTGGTCGGGAAGAAACTCTTTAAGATGAAAATTAAGCCGTATATTCCAGATTTCAAATTGGCTTTTGAACATTTCTGCATTCACGCTGGTGGAAGAGCTGTCTTGGACGAACTGGAGAAGAATTTGCAGTTATCTGAATGGCACATGGAGCCCTCTAGAATGACGCTTTACAGATTTGGTAACACTTCAAGCAGTTCTCTTTGGTATGAATTGGCTTACACAGAAGCTAAAGGAAGGATCAAGAAGGGAGACAGAACTTGGCAGATTGCTTTCGGGTCTGGTTTCAAGTGTAACAGTGCTGTTTGGAAGGCTTTGAGGACCGTAAATCCGGCGAAGGAGAAGAACCCATGGATGGATGAGATTCAACAGTTCCCAGTCGACGTTCCAAGGGTCGCAGCAATCTAA